One Hippoglossus hippoglossus isolate fHipHip1 chromosome 13, fHipHip1.pri, whole genome shotgun sequence genomic window carries:
- the serpinh1b gene encoding serpin H1b — protein MWVTNIAALCLLALVASAEDKKLSSHAITLADNSANLAFSLYHKMANEKDSENILISPVVVASSLGMMALGGKSSTASQVKTVLSADKLKDEHLHAGLSELLSEVSNAKTRNTTWKINNRLYGPSSVSFADDFVKSSKKHYNFDHSKINLRDKRSAVNSINDWAAKSTDGKLSEVTKDVQNPDGALIVNAMFFKPHWDEKFHEKMVDDRGFLVTRSFTVGVPMMHRTGLYDFYEDTVNGIFVLNMPLGQKQASMILIMPYHLEPLKRLEKLLTRNQVDTWLSQMENRAVAISLPKISLEVSHNLQKHLADLGLTEAVDKAKADLSNISGKKDLYLSNVFHASALELDADGNPFDTNIFGSGKLRDPKLFYVDHPFIFLVKDNKTNSILYIGRVVRPKGEKMRDEL, from the exons atgtGGGTGACAAACATTGCAGCTCTCTGTCTGCTGGCCCTTGTGGCCTCTGCAGAGGACAAGAAGCTGAGCAGTCATGCCATCACGCTGGCTGACAACAGTGCCAACCTGGCTTTCAG CCTCTACCACAAGATGGCAAATGAGAAAGACTCAGAGAACATCCTCATCTCTCCTGTGGTGGTGGCCTCCTCTCTGGGAATGATGGCTCTTGGTGGAAAGTCCTCCACTGCCTCGCAGGTCAAAACTGTCCTCAGTGCTGACAAACTAAAGGACGAGCATCTGCATGCAGGACTGTCTGAGCTGCTCTCTGAG GTGAGCAATGCCAAGACACGCAACACCACCTGGAAGATCAACAATCGCCTTTATGGCCCAAGCTCCGTCTCCTTTGCTGACGATTTtgtgaaaagcagcaaaaagCACTATAACTTCGACCATTCAAAAATAAACTTACGTGACAAGAGGAGCGCTGTGAACTCCATCAACGATTGGGCGGCAAAGTCAACTGATGGCAAGCTTTCCGAGGTCACCAAGGACGTGCAGAACCCAGATGGAGCCTTGATTGTCAACGCCATGTTCTTCAAGC CTCACTGGGATGAGAAGTTCCATGAAAAAATGGTGGACGATCGTGGTTTCCTGGTTACTCGCTCATTCACCGTTGGGGTTCCCATGATGCATCGTACAG GTCTGTACGATTTCTACGAGGACACTGTGAACGGTATCTTTGTGCTGAACATGCCTCTGGGCCAGAAGCAGGCCTCCATGATCCTCATCATGCCCTACCACCTGGAGCCTCTGAAACGCCTGGAGAAACTCCTGACCAGGAACCAGGTGGACACTTGGCTCAGTCAGATGGAGAACAGAGCTGTGGCCATCTCTCTTCCTAAAATCTCTTTGGAAGTCAGCCATAATCTGCAG AAACACCTGGCTGATCTCGGGCTAACTGAAGCAGTAGACAAAGCCAAGGCAGACTTGTCCAACATTTCTGGAAAGAAGGACCTCTACCTCTCCAACGTCTTCCACGCTTCGGCCCTGGAGCTGGATGCTGATGGAAATCCATTCGACACCAACATCTTTGGCTCTGGAAAGCTGAGGGACCCTAAACTCTTCTACGTGGAtcatcccttcatcttcctGGTGAAGGACAATAAGACCAACTCAATCCTTTATATCGGCAGAGTTGTCAGACCTAAAGGAGAAAAGATGCGCGATGagctataa